The region TCTCAAAATTACAAAAAAATAAATTTTAATCTTGCATTATCAATTCAAATAAGGACTTTAACGCTTTGTTAATAAATTTGGGTTGGTAATACCATAAATAATTGTATTTTTACGCTTCGAAAATTTTAAGATAAAAATGGGTAAAATCATTGCAATTGCAAATCAAAAAGGCGGTGTTGGAAAAACAACTACATCTGTAAATTTAGCAGCAGCTTTAGGTGTTTTAGAAAAGAAAGTATTGTTAATAGATGCTGATCCACAGGCTAATGCTACTTCTGGATTAGGATTAGATGTAGAAACCGTTGAAATTGGAACATATCAAATTTTAGAACACAGTAACACACCTGAAGAAGCAGTAGTATCTTGTTCTGCACCTAATGTTTCTATTATTCCTGCTCATATCGACTTAGTTGCCATTGAAATTGAATTGGTAGACAAAGAAAACAGAGAATACATGCTTAAAGAAGCATTAAAAAATATTAAAGAAGAGTACGATTATATTTTAATTGACTGTGCGCCTTCTTTAGGATTGTTAACGTTAAATGCTTTGACTGCTGCGGATAGT is a window of Flavobacterium indicum GPTSA100-9 = DSM 17447 DNA encoding:
- a CDS encoding ParA family protein gives rise to the protein MGKIIAIANQKGGVGKTTTSVNLAAALGVLEKKVLLIDADPQANATSGLGLDVETVEIGTYQILEHSNTPEEAVVSCSAPNVSIIPAHIDLVAIEIELVDKENREYMLKEALKNIKEEYDYILIDCAPSLGLLTLNALTAADSVVIPIQCEYFALEGLGKLLNTIKSVQKIHNPNLDIEGLLLTMYDSRLRLSNQVVEEVQKHFNNMVFDTIIQRNIKLSEAPSFGESIINYDATSKGAANYINLAEEIIKKNS